The genomic DNA CGAGAATGAAATGGTCGCATACACGGAAATCATACCCAGTCTCGGGGAGGCAGAACGGTATCCAAGGTAAACAAAGCCGGCGTAATTCTATTATCTGCTACGCAAACACCTGCAGCATTACGATTTGCCCGTGTTTTCCCCCACACAGGTACTATCACTGCGAACGGAAACCGATGGAAGCAGTAATGGTAATGAgtgatttttccttttccggtTGGAAAATGGCACCGATGGTTGTCAACCTACCGCTCGATTACATTATGCTCGCAGGTTTGTAGCGTGTGCGCGTTGGTTTGTTGACTCgtaatatttcaattttgtcTCTTTATTTTCCAACTCACTTCACCACCACATTCACCACAGTGACGGAGCTGGGCCGGTTCCATGGTGAATGTTACGGCATGAAGGAGGCTCGCCGGTCCCAGTTTGACAGCATCATTGCGAAGTTTAAGGAATCTCGCTATGCCGCCGACATATCGGACCTTACGTGGAAGGCGGTCATGACCGTTGCACCGAAGCGTGCGATCAAATCCCTCCAGGAGAGCCGGTTCCAGGGGTTGGTACCGGCCGCCTATCTGGAAAAGCTCGCCCGCCTGTACGCGGATCCGTGGGAGCACGCGAAACGGAAGGTGGTGCCACGGGAACCGCTGGCCGTCATTTGCCATGGTGATTACCTGCGCAACAACATGGCGTTCCGGTATGAAGATGCGAAGGTAAACAACAAGTCTAGGTCCCGCAACAGCTCAATCGAGACGGAACCGAATCCCTCCCGCCGAAACTAACAAGTGCGCAATGCCTCCATTTAACCGGCCGCCCATTTTCGACTCCCTGCCTCCCCAGGATCCCGACCGGCCCACGCAAGTGATGATGTTTGACTTTCAAACCCTACGCTACGCATCACCGATGATCGATTATACCGTCTTCCTTGCCAACTCAACCGGGTACGCCGAACGGGAGCACCATTTCGAAACCATTTTCCGTACCTATCACCGTGAGCTGGTACAAACGGTAGCCAGAATCGTCGGCGTATCGGATCCGACCGAACTGCCACCGTACTTCAGGTGCTTTCCATCGTCATCCGGCATCAAGCATCGGATTTCCCaatagctttttttatttgctatttCAAATGCTTATCAATTTTCctatttgctttctttttttggccgTAGCTACGACTCATTTCATCGCGAGCTGGCCGAATTCTATTCGTACGGCTTTAACATTGCGTCCTCGTTCCTGATGATACTGCACGAACCGATGGAGATATCGTTCACCGAGAACATCTTCACCGAGGAAGAGTCGGTGGCGGACGCGTGGGTACGGGGCGGAGAACCACTTAACCGGGAGCTGGCGGCCATGGTATACGAAATGTATCAGCTTCATCAAAAGTATGGGCTTGATCCGGTGTGATCGCGGTTGCGGCAGGCTGAACGGATCAGAATCGTTAACCGAAACGTTCAATTTCAAAAAGGGGTTCCAACAGTTTAATTCACATCGTGCTGTGATTTAACAAAAGtatgggtgcgtgtgtgtgtattctgTAGTAAATCCAATGCTTTTGAATAAAGAAGGACTTTTTGATGAACTATTAGCAATAGCTGTCATTTTTGGTGCTCAGTATCCTAAATGTATGTCCGGAGATCTACAAAAAGACTGTTTAGATTTATTTCATAGTTAATTCTCTTTCTACATCTAAGCTCAtagaaaaattggatgaaaTATCGGTTACCAAGATATTAACTTGAACAGAATATCGGAAAAAGTCCAGATTTTCTCACCAATCAAAAAGGAACTCGGAAACCTaatcttctgcttcttctaaCCTCGCGGAAACGAACgacaaacgaaaaaagtttGTGGAACCAAGAGTCGTAAGTTGTTCAAGACTTCCTAATCATCACACGCACAAATCCTAATTGTTTATATTATTGCTAATTTTACTTTTACTCTATAACACGATTATATACGATTGAAGACGATTGAAAACCAttgacatcatcatcagcacaaAACAGATACAAACATGATAAACTGCAAGGCTACCGAATCATTTAAATCACCAGCTATTAACCAAATGAGTCGCTATCAGGAGGAACTTTGATAGACACGTGCCACCACCAACTACACCACCGGTAATAGGCACAGTCTCACCCACCAAACAAACCGGAAACGAAACATCAAACCTAAACGCAATGCAGCTGCAATTAGGCTCATCGGTTCACATTTCTCGCGCCCCTCAAGGACATCGATCGCTCGGTGCTAATCTGCCGTCCGAATGTCTTTCAATTAATCCCCGTTGTTGTCTGTTGTCGAAAGGATGATCAGGCTCCGGGCATCAAGCCACCAGAGGTCGGTTTTCACTTCCTAACGCCGAAACGAAACGGTAACACACCTTCAGACGGCGACGACTGTGCACTACAGGTAAATCACCACAAAGGCAGAAATCGCCACCAAACGCATTTGCTAAATCTTCACAGCCTAATACGGACGGTCGCCAACCGACCGCAGACTCGTGCACTTCTTATCATAGCCGGTGCATACACTACACAGCGTCTGGTGCGCCGCCACACGGAGTCAAAACGCGCGTGCAATTGCCGGGATCGGTGGGATCTGTTTTCGCTAAAACCGCTTGGTAGGAATTGATGACACGCCAGGATCAACGTGCGACCGATTGCAATTTGCCACCGGGTTTGGTTTGTCTTCGCCCATCCCACCCCATTCATGAACCGTTCCCCTTTGCGTGGACGGGAGGCTTTGCAGGTGTTCCGGTTGCGTCCGGAACTGCAATCGTCATCGAGATTGTGcaacataaattaatttatttctttaatggGGCATGAATTAAATTATGGCACTTTTGTCTTCACGGCACCACCTGGACACGTTTGCCTGCCACAGGGATTAATACGGTGCAGCACACATGCAACCGACGGTCCGATACACCGGTTGTAAGTATGGAACTGGAACCTTTCCATAGCCGGTAACGCACTTGAAGCTCATCCGCGCGACCCGTGAAGTGTG from Anopheles stephensi strain Indian chromosome 2, UCI_ANSTEP_V1.0, whole genome shotgun sequence includes the following:
- the LOC118504523 gene encoding uncharacterized protein LOC118504523, translating into MNDTSRKEAYVRDVLIPGMVARGELSFTDDLPEGATVQLKSVEVKPLVTNGFMLTIPFVVTVVLEQNPPPGEDTEPEMLHLIVKITPECNEETYESCQFETLFENEMVAYTEIIPSLGEAERYPRYYHCERKPMEAVMVMSDFSFSGWKMAPMVVNLPLDYIMLAVTELGRFHGECYGMKEARRSQFDSIIAKFKESRYAADISDLTWKAVMTVAPKRAIKSLQESRFQGLVPAAYLEKLARLYADPWEHAKRKVVPREPLAVICHGDYLRNNMAFRYEDAKDPDRPTQVMMFDFQTLRYASPMIDYTVFLANSTGYAEREHHFETIFRTYHRELVQTVARIVGVSDPTELPPYFSYDSFHRELAEFYSYGFNIASSFLMILHEPMEISFTENIFTEEESVADAWVRGGEPLNRELAAMVYEMYQLHQKYGLDPV